A window from Electrophorus electricus isolate fEleEle1 chromosome 7, fEleEle1.pri, whole genome shotgun sequence encodes these proteins:
- the slc26a3.2 gene encoding solute carrier family 26 member 3, tandem duplicate 2, whose amino-acid sequence MMRTSVNRYVVTRPLYTEDAFIKEHEKVHRQHKTMLDHIKQYLTCDGKRVRNALLSLLPIIAWMKIYRLKEWLLGDVVSGVSTGLVAVLQGLAYSLLASLPAWYGLYAAFFPVIIYFFLGTSRHISVGAFPVLSLMIGVVVNRMVPENGPPANITAFEGLTMNEQRAIVAASLTFLIGIFQLAMGLLQVGFIVIYLSDTLISGFTTAAAAHILVSQLKFIFGLHVQGFSGPLSVIYILEGVFGQITSTNLHDLVTSIVVMVVVLTVKELNERFKSKLPVPIPIEVIMTVIACGVSYAFSFKEYYGVDVVGRIPDQFEAPMAPDLQVFRETSVDAFPMAIVGFAVAFAVAKVYSIKHDYVIDGNQELIAFGASNIFGGAFRSLAASTALSRSSVQESTGGKTQVAGVLSAMIVLVVILALGFLLEPLPKSVLGAVVIVNLKGMLMQVCHVPSLWKKDRPDCVVWIVTCVASILLGLDLGLAVGLGAELIAVVFRTQCPRCCVLANIAGTDIYRDRKDYTSIYEPEGVKIFRIPSPIFFANIDFLRGKLIDAVGFNPLRVLRKRNKALRKIRKLLKKGELTLMSKGLQVMGSLSAEDSEDESSIEDLDLPTDFSDLPVQVNWRAELPANISVPPVDIHSLVLDFSAVSFIDITALNGLKMALKEFIRVDVEVYIVACDPYVFEKLKSCEFFDDEIKTSIFFLTLHDAMLHILQINPPLSVSEKVRDSEYFVDPVVQKNTTGHLTI is encoded by the exons ATGATGCGGACATCAGTAAATCGGTATGTAGTGACCAGACCCCTCTACACAGAGGATGCTTTTATAAAGGAGCATGAGAAGGTCCACCGGCAGCACAAGACCATGCTGGACCATATTAAGCAATACTTAAC ATGTGATGGTAAACGGGTAAGGAATGCCCTGCTGTCTTTGCTGCCCATCATTGCCTGGATGAAAATCTACAGACTCAAAGAGTGGCTGCTGGGTGATGTAGTATCTGGGGTCAGCACTGGACTGGTGGCTGTTTTGCAAG gGTTAGCATATAGTTTGCTGGCATCTCTCCCTGCTTGGTATGGGTTATATGCTGCTTTTTTCCCAGTGATCATCTACTTTTTCTTGGGGACTTCTCGACATATTTCAGTGG GAGCATTCCCTGTCTTGAGTCTGATGATAGGGGTTGTGGTGAACAGAATGGTTCCTGAGAATGGTCCTCCAGCCAACATCACAGCCTTTGAGGGGCTAACAATGAACGAGCAGAGAGCCATAGTGGCTGCCTCATTAACTTTCCTCATTGGCATTTTCCAG CTGGCCATGGGATTGCTGCAGGTGGGCTTCATAGTCATTTACCTGTCAGATACTCTGATATCTGGGTTcaccacagctgctgcagcacacATCCTGGTGTCACAGCTCAAGTTCATTTTTGGGCTTCACGTACAAGGCTTCAGTGGACCACTCTCCGTAATATAT ATTCTGGAGGGGGTCTTTGGCCAGATCACTTCCACAAATCTTCATGACCTAGTCACATCCATTGTGGTGATGGTTGTAGTGTTAACTGTGAAGGAGCTCAATGAAAGATTCAAGTCCAAGCTTCCTGTGCCTATCCCAATAGAGGTCATTATG ACTGTCATAGCATGCGGCGTCTCCTATGCCTTCAGTTTCAAAGAATATTATGGCGTGGATGTTGTGGGAAGAATACCAGATCA ATTTGAGGCCCCCATGGCCCCTGATCTTCAGGTATTTCGGGAGACCTCAGTGGACGCTTTCCCTATGGCCATAGTGGGCTTCGCAGTAGCTTTCGCCGTAGCAAAAGTCTACTCCATCAAACATGACTATGTTATTGACGGAAATCAG GAGCTTATTGCTTTTGGGGCAAGTAACATCTTTGGTGGAGCTTTTAGATCTCTGGCAGCCAGTACAGCTCTTTCCAGGAGCTCAGTGCAAGAGAGCACAGGGGGGAAAACACAG GTTGCTGGTGTTCTCTCTGCCATGATTGTCCTTGTAGTAATCCTGGCATTAGGATTCTTGCTAGAGCCATTACCAAAG TCAGTGCTGGGGGCCGTAGTGATAGTGAATCTGAAGGGGATGCTGATGCAGGTGTGTCACGTTCCTTCTCTGTGGAAGAAGGATCGGCCTGACTGT GTTGTCTGGATAGTGACCTGTGTGGCCTCCATTTTGCTGGGCCTGGATCTTGGCCTAGCTGTAGGACTTGGAGCAGAACTGATTGCTGTGGTCTTTAGGACTCAGTG CCCACGCTGCTGTGTCCTGGCAAACATCGCTGGAACGGATATTTACAGGGACCGCAAGGACTATACCAGT ATATATGAACCAGAGGGTGTGAAGATTTTTAGAATCCCTTCACCGATCTTCTTtgcaaatattgatttcttaaGAGGCAAGCTGATTGATGCT GTGGGCTTCAATCCACTGAGAGTactgaggaagagaaataaAGCCCTGAGGAAAATCAGGAAACTCTTAAAGAAAGGGGAACTAACACTCATGTCT AAAGGCCTACAGGTGATGGGCTCTTTGTCTGCTGAAGACTCCGAGGATGAGAGCAGCATAGAGGACTTGGACCTGCCTACAGACTTCTCCGACCTTCCTGTTCAGGTGAACTGGAGAGCTGAACTTCCTGCAAACATCTCAGTACCTCCAGTGGACATTCACAGTTTGGTCCTGGATTTCTCTGCTGTCTCCTTCATCGATATCACAGCGCTCAATGGCCTCAAAATG GCCTTGAAGGAGTTCATCCGTGTTGATGTTGAGGTTTACATTGTGGCTTGTGACC CATACGTATTTGAGAAACTGAAGAGCTGTGAGTTTTTTGATGACGAGATTAAGACGTCGATCTTCTTTCTGACCCTCCACGATGCAATGCTACACATCCTTCAGATCAATCCACCCCTGAGTGTGAGTGAAAAG GTGAGGGATTCTGAATACTTTGTAGATCCGGTGGTCCAAAAGAACACAACTGGTCATCTAACCATATAA
- the slc26a3.1 gene encoding solute carrier family 26 member 3 has translation MEPKNEPVSRIYLVTRPIFSEDSFSAEYKKIDRQHKSLRDHVKEYFTCDGKRVKNALLSLLPIIAWMKIYRLKEWLLGDVVSGVSTGLVAVLQGLAFALLASLPPGYGLYSAFFPAVVYFFLGTSRHLSVGPFPVLSLMVGAVVTRIVPDVGPPANITEFEGLTINQQRVIVASSITFLMGIFQLAMGLLQVGFIVIYLSDTLISGFTTAAAVHILVSQLKFVFGLKVPSFSGPLNIFYTLEQIFLQITKANVADVVTSIIIIVAVIAVKEINERFKLRVPIPIEVIMTIIACGVSYGFNFEEIFKVDVIGNIVNGYESPLAPNVEVMKEGAVDAITIAIVGFAVAFSVAKVYSVKHDYIIDGNQELIAFGASNIFGGAFRSFAASTALSRTAVQESTGGKTQIASLISALIVLITIVGIGFLLEPLPKSVLGALVIVNLKGMLMQFREICYLWTRDKTDLVIWVLTCVAAIILGLDLGLAVGVGVELITVVFRAQFPRCCILANIIGTDIYRDRKDYLCIHEPDKVKIFRIPSPIFFANIEFFRDKLIQAVGFSPLRVLRKRNKALRKIKKMIKNGELQMSSSGIKPTALVPASDKLDDENNTDDLDQPTDFSDLPVQVNWKAELPANISVPPVDIHSLVLDFSAVSFIDISALKVLKMTLKEFIRVDVEVYIVSCDVYIREKMHDCMFFDDEIKTSMFFPTLHDVMLHILTKHPDCSQDSQWAKYNYNSKNCSH, from the exons ATGGAACCAAAAAATGAACCAGTGAGCAGAATATATTTGGTAACAAGACCGATCTTCTCTGAGGATTCTTTTTCTGCAGAGTATAAGAAGATCGACAGACAACACAAGAGTCTACGAGATCATGTTAAGGAATATTTCAC TTGTGATGGTAAACGGGTAAAGAATGCCCTGCTGTCTTTGCTGCCCATCATTGCCTGGATGAAAATCTACAGACTCAAAGAGTGGTTGCTGGGTGATGTAGTATCTGGGGTCAGCACTGGACTGGTGGCTGTGCTACAAG GACTTGCATTCGCTTTGCTGGCTTCCTTGCCACCAGGATATGGACTGTACTCTGCGTTTTTCCCTGCAGTAGTTTACTTCTTCTTGGGCACATCCAGACACCTCTCCGTAG GCCCCTTTCCCGTTCTGAGTCTAATGGTTGGAGCTGTTGTAACCAGGATTGTACCTGATGTGGGACCTCCTGCCAATATTACTGAATTTGAAGGGCTGACCATTAATCAACAAAGAGTTATTGTGGCCTCATCTATTACATTTCTCATGGGTATTTTCCAG CTGGCCATGGGATTGCTGCAGGTGGGCTTCATAGTCATTTACCTGTCAGATACTCTGATATCTGGGTTCACCACAGCTGCTGCAGTACACATCTTGGTGTCCCAGCTCAAGTTTGTGTTTGGACTGAAAGTACCAAGCTTCAGTGGACCACTCAATATTTTCTAT ACTCTGGAGCAAATTTTTCTTCAGATCACTAAGGCGAACGTGGCCGATGTGGTTACCTCTATTATAATCATTGTAGCAGTGATTGCAGTGAAAGAGATCAATGAGAGGTTCAAGCTGCGAGTGCCTATTCCCATCGAAGTCATCATG ACCATCATTGCTTGTGGAGTCTCCTATGGATTTAATTTTGAGGAAATATTTAAGGTGGATGTGATTGGAAATATTGTGAATGG GTACGAGTCTCCGTTAGCTCCAAATGTGGAGGTCATGAAAGAAGGTGCAGTGGATGCTATCACTATTGCCATAGTGGGCTTTGCTGTGGCGTTCTCCGTGGCTAAAGTCTACTCTGTCAAACATGACTACATTATTGATGGAAATCAG GAGCTAATTGCCTTTGGAGCAAGTAATATATTTGGAGGAGCTTTCAGATCATTTGCAGCCAGCACAGCCCTCTCCAGGACAGCTGTACAAGAGAGCACAGGGGGAAAGACACAG aTAGCAAGTCTAATCTCTGCTTTGATTGTATTGATTACCATCGTTGGAATTGGATTCCTGCTTGAGCCACTGCctaag TCTGTTTTAGGAGCTCTGGTGATTGTGAATTTGAAGGGCATGCTGATGCAGTTCAGAGAGATTTGTTACCTTTGGACACGGGATAAAACGGATTTG GTCATTTGGGTACTAACCTGTGTGGCTGCCATTATCCTGGGGCTGGATTTGGGACTGGCTGTGGGAGTTGGCGTAGAACTGATTACAGTGGTCTTCAGGGCTCAGTT TCCACGTTGCTGTATCTTGGCCAACATCATAGGCACTGACATCTACCGTGACAGAAAGGACTACCTCTGT ATTCATGAACCTGACAAAGTGAAGATATTTAGAATTCCCTCACCGATCTTCTTTGCAAACATCGAATTCTTCAGGGATAAACTCATACAAGCT GTAGGATTCAGTCCACTCAGAGTCTTGAGGAAGAGGAACAAGGCCCTGAGGAagataaagaaaatgataaagAATGGAGAGCTGCAGATGTCATCT AGTGGCATCAAGCCCACTGCGCTTGTTCCAGCTTCTGACAAGTTAGATGATGAGAACAACACAGATGATTTGGACCAACCAACAGACTTCTCAGACCTTCCTGTTCAAGTGAACTGGAAAGCTGAGCTTCCTGCCAACATATCAGTACCTCCAGTGGACATCCACAGTTTGGTCCTGGATTTCTCTGCTGTTTCGTTCATTGATATCTCAGCACTCAAGGTCCTTAAAATG ACCTTAAAAGAATTCATTCGTGTGGACGTTGAAGTCTACATTGTTTCTTGCGATG TGTACATCCGCGAGAAAATGCATGACTGCATGTTCTTTGATGATGAGATCAAGACGTCCATGTTCTTTCCCACTCTGCATGATGTCATGCTGCACATTCTAACGAAACACCCAGACTGCTCACAGGACAGCCAGTGGGCAAAG TACAACTACAATTCTAAGAACTGCTCACATTGA
- the cbll1 gene encoding E3 ubiquitin-protein ligase Hakai isoform X2 has protein sequence MQGTEGTLGGLEVRRRIPIKLLPKQARKSIAYKQEERFDCGAKAGDAFASQRRYPQPFYWDHKLNLIGERDETPIHFCDKCGLPIKTYGRMIPCKHVFCYECAVLHERKVDKMCPGLTLYSCTDPVQRIEQCQRGSLFMCSVVQGCKRTYLSQRDLQAHINHRHMRASKPAAGRTEPVLQASSEVSDRYRVPPAHLPKPHVLIPPPLAHAGHDHFTQPPLASHDDLRPPQGQLPAADMGPARSLGQDTFRIVTTRKHSNLITVPIQDDSASTAPREQLPPPANAPPPHHHPGDYPGHPVISQSHHMMALPQQRYGPPPPITHPMQHPAQASSTHMVFNQAPPPPLSSVPPPINPPPGHLMPQLPPYMNHPPPGPPPQHGGPPVNAPPPHHYNPQYSEDKGTLSPPFNQPGGLSPGLWSAPRGPPPPRMQGPPGQMPGPHHPDQGRYRPYYQ, from the exons ATGCAGGGAACAGAGGGGACATTAGGAGGTCTTGAGGTCAGAAGGAGGATTCCCATCAAACTTCTTCCCAAACAGGCTAGAA AGAGTATTGCTTACAAGCAGGAGGAGAGGTTTGACTGTGGAGCAAAGGCAGGAGATGCATTTGCTAGCCAGCGACGATACCCTCAGCCATTTTACTGGGATCATAAG CTGAACCTGATTGGCGAGAGAGATGAGACGCCCATCCATTTTTGTGATAAGTGCGGTCTGCCCATTAAGACTTATGGCCGAATG ATTCCTTGTAAACATGTCTTCTGCTATGAATGTGCAGTACTTCATGAAAGAAAAGTTGATAAAATGTGCCCAGG CTTGACACTGTACAGCTGCACAGACCCAGTTCAGAGGATTGAGCAGTGCCAGCGTGGCTCTCTCTTTATGTGCAGTGTCGTGCAGGGCTGCAAACGCACTTACCTGTCCCAGAGAGACCTGCAGGCACACATCAATCACCGGCACATGAGGGCAAGCAAACCTGCAGCTGGGCGTACTGAGCCTGTACTTCAAGCCTCTTCTGAGGTGTCTGACCGCTATCGCGTGCCCCCTGCTCACCTGCCCAAACCCCATGTGTTAATCCCTCCCCCTCTAGCACATGCAGGTCACGACCACTTCACTCAGCCACCCCTTGCCTCTCATGACGACCTTCGTCCACCGCAAGGTCAGCTGCCCGCTGCTGACATGGGACCGGCTCGTTCTCTCGGTCAAGACACCTTCCGCATTGTGACCACGCGAAAGCACAGCAACCTCATCACTGTCCCTATTCAGGACGATTCGGCAAGCACCGCCCCTCGCGAGCAGCTTCCGCCTCCTGCAAATGCTCcgccaccacaccaccacccaggAGACTACCCAGGGCACCCGGTCATTTCCCAGTCTCACCACATGATGGCACTACCTCAGCAGCGCTATGGGCCTCCACCCCCCATCACTCATCCGATGCAGCACCCAGCGCAGGCCTCCAGCACGCACATGGTCTTCAACCAAGCCCCCCCTCCACCTTTATCCTCAGTTCCACCTCCCATCAACCCTCCACCTGGGCACCTTATGCCTCAGCTCCCACCTTACATGAACCACCCTCCACCAGGTCCCCCTCCTCAACATGGGGGTCCTCCAGTTAAtgcccctccaccccaccactACAACCCTCAGTACTCAGAGGACAAGGGCACTCTGAGCCCCCCTTTTAACCAGCCCGGAGGGCTCAGTCCAGGTTTATGGTCTGCCCCCAGAGGACCCCCTCCCCCAAGAATGCAGGGTCCTCCAGGACAGATGCCTGGGCCTCATCACCCAGACCAGGGCCGCTACAGACCATATTACCAatag
- the cbll1 gene encoding E3 ubiquitin-protein ligase Hakai isoform X1, with the protein MDAIDSDMQGTEGTLGGLEVRRRIPIKLLPKQARKSIAYKQEERFDCGAKAGDAFASQRRYPQPFYWDHKLNLIGERDETPIHFCDKCGLPIKTYGRMIPCKHVFCYECAVLHERKVDKMCPGLTLYSCTDPVQRIEQCQRGSLFMCSVVQGCKRTYLSQRDLQAHINHRHMRASKPAAGRTEPVLQASSEVSDRYRVPPAHLPKPHVLIPPPLAHAGHDHFTQPPLASHDDLRPPQGQLPAADMGPARSLGQDTFRIVTTRKHSNLITVPIQDDSASTAPREQLPPPANAPPPHHHPGDYPGHPVISQSHHMMALPQQRYGPPPPITHPMQHPAQASSTHMVFNQAPPPPLSSVPPPINPPPGHLMPQLPPYMNHPPPGPPPQHGGPPVNAPPPHHYNPQYSEDKGTLSPPFNQPGGLSPGLWSAPRGPPPPRMQGPPGQMPGPHHPDQGRYRPYYQ; encoded by the exons ATGGACGCGATTG ACAGTGACATGCAGGGAACAGAGGGGACATTAGGAGGTCTTGAGGTCAGAAGGAGGATTCCCATCAAACTTCTTCCCAAACAGGCTAGAA AGAGTATTGCTTACAAGCAGGAGGAGAGGTTTGACTGTGGAGCAAAGGCAGGAGATGCATTTGCTAGCCAGCGACGATACCCTCAGCCATTTTACTGGGATCATAAG CTGAACCTGATTGGCGAGAGAGATGAGACGCCCATCCATTTTTGTGATAAGTGCGGTCTGCCCATTAAGACTTATGGCCGAATG ATTCCTTGTAAACATGTCTTCTGCTATGAATGTGCAGTACTTCATGAAAGAAAAGTTGATAAAATGTGCCCAGG CTTGACACTGTACAGCTGCACAGACCCAGTTCAGAGGATTGAGCAGTGCCAGCGTGGCTCTCTCTTTATGTGCAGTGTCGTGCAGGGCTGCAAACGCACTTACCTGTCCCAGAGAGACCTGCAGGCACACATCAATCACCGGCACATGAGGGCAAGCAAACCTGCAGCTGGGCGTACTGAGCCTGTACTTCAAGCCTCTTCTGAGGTGTCTGACCGCTATCGCGTGCCCCCTGCTCACCTGCCCAAACCCCATGTGTTAATCCCTCCCCCTCTAGCACATGCAGGTCACGACCACTTCACTCAGCCACCCCTTGCCTCTCATGACGACCTTCGTCCACCGCAAGGTCAGCTGCCCGCTGCTGACATGGGACCGGCTCGTTCTCTCGGTCAAGACACCTTCCGCATTGTGACCACGCGAAAGCACAGCAACCTCATCACTGTCCCTATTCAGGACGATTCGGCAAGCACCGCCCCTCGCGAGCAGCTTCCGCCTCCTGCAAATGCTCcgccaccacaccaccacccaggAGACTACCCAGGGCACCCGGTCATTTCCCAGTCTCACCACATGATGGCACTACCTCAGCAGCGCTATGGGCCTCCACCCCCCATCACTCATCCGATGCAGCACCCAGCGCAGGCCTCCAGCACGCACATGGTCTTCAACCAAGCCCCCCCTCCACCTTTATCCTCAGTTCCACCTCCCATCAACCCTCCACCTGGGCACCTTATGCCTCAGCTCCCACCTTACATGAACCACCCTCCACCAGGTCCCCCTCCTCAACATGGGGGTCCTCCAGTTAAtgcccctccaccccaccactACAACCCTCAGTACTCAGAGGACAAGGGCACTCTGAGCCCCCCTTTTAACCAGCCCGGAGGGCTCAGTCCAGGTTTATGGTCTGCCCCCAGAGGACCCCCTCCCCCAAGAATGCAGGGTCCTCCAGGACAGATGCCTGGGCCTCATCACCCAGACCAGGGCCGCTACAGACCATATTACCAatag
- the cdpf1 gene encoding cysteine-rich DPF motif domain-containing protein 1 isoform X3, producing MLETTLAIHPQNAARLLEECYGMRDPFNPEREKFLVLGSKCCLCKKTVCVGTECSIFYTKRFCLPCVREHLEQFPEQIQMELAKKKTAKKILGSAPFFGVGPNLSSVLLHDTGKKKIAEEGQLA from the exons ATGTTAGAAACTACGTTAGCTATCCACCCACAAAATGCAGCACG GCTTTTGGAGGAATGCTATGGTATGCGTGATCCCTTCAacccagaaagagagaagttcCTTGTGTTGGGTTCCAAGTGTTGTTTGTGtaaaaagactgtgtgtgttggaacG GAGTGCAGCATCTTCTACACCAAACGGTTCTGCTTGCCGTGTGTGAGGGAACACCTGGAGCAGTTTCCAGAGCAGATTCAAATGGAGCTTGCCAAGAAAAAAACTgctaagaaaat ACTGGGGAGTGCCCCATTCTTTGGAGTCGGTCCAAACCTCAGTTCTGTTCTGCTTCATGATACAG ggaaaaaaaagatcgCCGAAGAAGGACAACTGGCATGA
- the cdpf1 gene encoding cysteine-rich DPF motif domain-containing protein 1 isoform X2 produces MDTSEGTVIGVFTCEQCDLSSPYTFYGQKPPNTRAIVLLEECYGMRDPFNPEREKFLVLGSKCCLCKKTVCVGTRGSCRQPYLPNVAYVCLNSGVQHLLHQTVLLAVCEGTPGAVSRADSNGACQEKNC; encoded by the exons ATGGACACAAGCGAGGGAACTGTAATTGGAGTATTTACTTGTGAGCAATGTGATTTGTCAAGCCCATACACGTTTTATGGCCAAAAACCCCCCAACACTAGAGCTATTGT GCTTTTGGAGGAATGCTATGGTATGCGTGATCCCTTCAacccagaaagagagaagttcCTTGTGTTGGGTTCCAAGTGTTGTTTGTGtaaaaagactgtgtgtgttggaacG AGAGGCAGCTGTAGACAGCCATACCTTCCCAATGTCGCTTATGTCTGCCTTAATTCAGGAGTGCAGCATCTTCTACACCAAACGGTTCTGCTTGCCGTGTGTGAGGGAACACCTGGAGCAGTTTCCAGAGCAGATTCAAATGGAGCTTGCCAAGAAAAAAACTgctaa
- the cdpf1 gene encoding cysteine-rich DPF motif domain-containing protein 1 isoform X1 gives MDTSEGTVIGVFTCEQCDLSSPYTFYGQKPPNTRAIVLLEECYGMRDPFNPEREKFLVLGSKCCLCKKTVCVGTECSIFYTKRFCLPCVREHLEQFPEQIQMELAKKKTAKKILGSAPFFGVGPNLSSVLLHDTGKKKIAEEGQLA, from the exons ATGGACACAAGCGAGGGAACTGTAATTGGAGTATTTACTTGTGAGCAATGTGATTTGTCAAGCCCATACACGTTTTATGGCCAAAAACCCCCCAACACTAGAGCTATTGT GCTTTTGGAGGAATGCTATGGTATGCGTGATCCCTTCAacccagaaagagagaagttcCTTGTGTTGGGTTCCAAGTGTTGTTTGTGtaaaaagactgtgtgtgttggaacG GAGTGCAGCATCTTCTACACCAAACGGTTCTGCTTGCCGTGTGTGAGGGAACACCTGGAGCAGTTTCCAGAGCAGATTCAAATGGAGCTTGCCAAGAAAAAAACTgctaagaaaat ACTGGGGAGTGCCCCATTCTTTGGAGTCGGTCCAAACCTCAGTTCTGTTCTGCTTCATGATACAG ggaaaaaaaagatcgCCGAAGAAGGACAACTGGCATGA
- the cdkn1ba gene encoding cyclin-dependent kinase inhibitor 1Ba, whose product MWKMSNVRLSNGSPPLERVDARLADHTKPPVCRNLFGSVDPEEFRRDYLEQLQEMEKADTEKWNFDFSKNEPLSPGKYEWEEVDGKDLPDFYTRPPHNVKRAPTAGTVDHNGNRSCLLRTPSQESGGGHSENTAAESRSDYRETRAAARKRPSSEDRDSPCQSKRSNNDTEEANHCPDMSRSVEQTPRKSDPKT is encoded by the exons ATGTGGAAAATGTCAAATGTGCGTCTCTCTAATGGAAGTCCACCGTTGGAAAGGGTGGATGCGAGGCTTGCGGATCACACCAAGCCACCGGTGTGCAGAAACCTTTTTGGATCTGTGGATCCAGAAGAATTTAGAAGGGATTATTTAGAGCAGTTGCAGGAGATGGAAAAGGCAGACACGGAGAAGTGGAATTTTGACTTTTCGAAGAACGAACCGCTTTCACCGGGCAAATACGAATGGGAAGAGGTAGACGGCAAAGACCTGCCAGATTTTTACACAAGACCACCACATAACGTAAAACGGGCCCCCACCGCAGGGACTGTGGATCATAACGGCAATCGCAGTTGTTTGCTGAGAACTCCCTCCCAAGAGAGCGGAGGAGGGCACTCTGAAAACACGGCGGCAGAGAGTCGGTCAGACTACCGAGAAACACGCGCCGCCGCGAGAAAAAGACCTTCGTCAGAGGACCGGG ATTCTCCATGTCAAAGTAAAAGATCAAACAACGACACAGAGGAAGCAAACCACTGTCCAGACATGTCACGTTCGGTAGAGCAGACCCCCAGAAAATCAGACCCCAAGACGTAA